GGAGGAGTACAAGAGCAAGCTTCACAACTTAAAGACAAAGCGAATCAAGCTCAAAATGTGGCTCAACAAGCCCAAGATGTTGCTAGCAAAACAACCAGTGCGATTGGTAATTTGGGAAATCTCAAAGCAACGATTCGTCCCTTGACTGATGGCACAACCCAAACTTTATCTGCTGTGAAAGCTGGTAACTTTTCAGCCGCACAAACTGAATTTACCAAGCTACAAGATAGCTGGAAAGGATTAGAAGGTACTCTCAAGACTGTATCCCCCAATGCTACCAAAACCATTGGCGAGAAAATTACAACTATTGCGACAGACTTGAAATCGGGTTCGCCAAATGTAGCAAAACTCACTACGGAATTACAGGGACTTTCAACCGCATTTAGCAGTCTTACAAGTGGTACTCCTGGGGTAGCTGCTAACACCAGTTCCCCTACTGAGACGGGAACGGCTAATAGCAATGCTGGTAGTGCTACAGCTATTCAAAGTAACTTGGTAGCAATGAAAGACGAACTAGCTAAGGCAAGCACTGCTGTAGAATCAAAAGATTTTGCTACTGCAAAAACTGCTTTTGGTGCTGCTCGCCAAACCTGGTATAAGTTTGGTGGTAGCGTCAAACAAAAATCTCCCGACACCTACCAAAGGCTAGAAGCAGGGGTGCAAGATGTGAATTCTGGACTGAGCAAAGCACAGCCTCCACGAGATACTGTTTTGACTAGCTTGAAGACGCTTTCTACCGATTTAGACGGCGTGAAATAATCATTTAGTAAGGTGGGCGTTGCTCACCCTACTCTGGGATTTCTATGACAATATTCCTGTACAAATATGTAATTAGTAATGCGATCGCTCGTGATACTATATTATCAATTACCTAGATGGTTTACTTCATAATGGAAATCTAAGCATTTTTTTAAAAATCAAAAATATTCCCATTATAAAGTAGATAATACCACAACTGCGAACCATATTCTATCCCGCCCCCTTATGTTTTTAACCTATCAACAATAGCTTGCACCTAAAGATTGAAATCGCCCAAGGCTTGACGTTGTGCTGCTAGTAAATCTTTAATTCCAAGTTCTGCCAAATCCATAATTCGATCCAATTGAGTGCGGCTGAAACTACCTGCTTCGGCGGTTCCCTGGAGTTCGATAATTTCTAATTGGTCGTTCATGACCACGTTGAAATCGATATCGGCAGCGACATCTTCTTGGTAGTTGAGGTCTAGAAATGGCACACCTTCAAGCAAACCTACAGAAACGGCGGCGATTTGGTGACGGATGGGCGATCGCGTCAGATCTCCCCGTTCTAAAAGCTTGGCGATCGCATCGGCAAGCGCCACAAACCCGCCTGTAATTGCTGTGGTTCTCGTACCTGCATCCGCCTGCAATACGTCAGCATCTACGGTGACTGTATGCTCTCCCAATGCTTCTAAATCGAGTCCGGCTCTCAAGCTGCGTCCGATTAACCTTTGAATCTCCTGCGTCCGTCCAGACAGCCTGTAGGTTTCTCGTTCTTGGCGTTGGTGGGTAGCAGTGGGAAGCATTCTGTATTCAGCCGTCAGCCAACCCTTGCCCGAACCTTCCAAAAATCTAGGGACTCCAGGCTGAATCGATACGTTACACAACACCTGAGTATCGCCGCACTGAGCTAAAACAGAGCCAGTGGCAAAACGAGTAAAATCCCGTGTAAAACTGATAGGACGCAGTTGATTTGCTAACCGATTATCCAAACGCTCCCAGGTCATGGTTCTTAGCTGTAGTGACCTAAATCAGAATACAGGGTCGAGCATACAGTTAACACTTTCGCTAGGCTTAATTTTTTGTAAACTTTTGGCGTGGAATATGTGGAGGGCGATCGCTATGCTGGGAAGTCAAAAGTCAAAATGCTGCAACAGAATCTCCGCCAACTGGG
This window of the Chroococcidiopsis thermalis PCC 7203 genome carries:
- the rph gene encoding ribonuclease PH, whose amino-acid sequence is MTWERLDNRLANQLRPISFTRDFTRFATGSVLAQCGDTQVLCNVSIQPGVPRFLEGSGKGWLTAEYRMLPTATHQRQERETYRLSGRTQEIQRLIGRSLRAGLDLEALGEHTVTVDADVLQADAGTRTTAITGGFVALADAIAKLLERGDLTRSPIRHQIAAVSVGLLEGVPFLDLNYQEDVAADIDFNVVMNDQLEIIELQGTAEAGSFSRTQLDRIMDLAELGIKDLLAAQRQALGDFNL